The proteins below are encoded in one region of Desertifilum tharense IPPAS B-1220:
- a CDS encoding cofactor assembly of complex C subunit B, with protein MSNAVLNSTFLLTLLLLVGLFFFIRASVKDRTQQVTLLAEETEESVLAKLQDYFSQRSYRVTNLDAEQNQVTFEGFVRPSGFLAFFLTVLAFVGLLCLSLVLSVLFPQFQGILLSLVLISPVAGVFYWKKAGRTEQVLLKLEAVADSIAPKNRITVTAHRDELLELQRSLGLKTVEAESQQLRPESYA; from the coding sequence ATGAGTAATGCTGTATTGAACTCCACCTTTTTACTCACGTTGTTGTTGTTAGTCGGTTTATTTTTCTTTATCCGAGCTTCGGTTAAAGACCGGACGCAACAAGTCACGTTGCTGGCGGAGGAAACAGAAGAGTCCGTGCTAGCAAAGCTACAAGACTATTTCAGCCAACGCTCCTACCGCGTGACTAACCTAGATGCCGAACAAAATCAAGTCACGTTTGAAGGATTTGTTCGACCTAGCGGTTTTCTCGCGTTTTTTCTCACCGTTTTGGCTTTCGTCGGGCTTTTGTGCCTGAGTTTAGTTTTATCGGTGCTTTTTCCTCAGTTTCAGGGCATTTTGTTAAGTTTGGTACTGATTTCTCCGGTCGCAGGTGTTTTTTATTGGAAGAAGGCAGGACGAACCGAACAAGTCCTGCTTAAACTCGAAGCAGTGGCAGACTCCATTGCTCCGAAAAACCGAATAACGGTTACAGCCCATCGCGACGAACTCTTAGAGTTACAGCGCAGCCTGGGCTTAAAGACCGTTGAGGCGGAGTCCCAACAACTCCGCCCAGAATCCTATGCCTAG
- a CDS encoding PadR family transcriptional regulator — protein MKLEDIYQFFREPPPIYINKEQAVCYVLSVLSRADSYGTELIERLEREYACYRLSDTVLYSALKFLEEEGIIAGYWRKVEGRGRPRRMYQICPQWLQQARDLAHLWQEYATRRRSS, from the coding sequence ATGAAATTAGAGGATATTTATCAGTTTTTCCGAGAACCCCCCCCGATTTATATCAACAAAGAGCAAGCCGTTTGTTATGTCCTATCCGTTTTGTCTAGAGCCGACTCCTATGGAACCGAACTGATTGAGCGGCTAGAGAGAGAGTACGCCTGCTATCGCCTCTCCGATACCGTTCTCTACAGCGCCCTAAAGTTCCTAGAGGAGGAAGGCATTATTGCGGGCTACTGGCGCAAAGTGGAAGGGCGAGGCCGTCCCCGGCGCATGTACCAGATTTGTCCGCAATGGTTGCAGCAAGCCCGCGACTTAGCCCATCTCTGGCAGGAGTATGCGACGCGCCGCCGGTCTAGTTAG
- a CDS encoding DUF3611 family protein, with protein MPEKSDYYALPPAIDRFSGSLRVVGWVSFWAQLVLAIISSIVLLFAGLFGFTSGPGGGANNPGTGGGLFFAICGLIALYYSVYQAFRFTRLARQLRSPTPSLRPRRADTIQVLRFALVASIVGMALTLIGAGAINGTLVAKALRQPRGIFNPSVNIEDFIQPIDLFIVQANTNTILAHFIGIVAILWLLNAIHKASQS; from the coding sequence ATGCCAGAAAAGTCAGATTATTACGCTCTGCCTCCCGCAATAGATCGATTTTCCGGTAGTTTGCGGGTTGTGGGTTGGGTTAGTTTTTGGGCGCAACTCGTCTTAGCCATCATTTCGAGTATTGTCCTGTTGTTCGCCGGTCTTTTTGGCTTTACGAGCGGGCCGGGTGGAGGGGCAAATAACCCCGGAACGGGGGGAGGCTTATTTTTTGCCATTTGCGGCTTAATTGCGTTGTATTACAGCGTTTATCAGGCGTTTCGCTTTACGCGGCTGGCGCGACAATTGCGATCGCCAACTCCTAGCCTCAGACCCCGCCGCGCTGATACCATTCAGGTGTTGCGGTTTGCGCTGGTGGCCTCGATTGTGGGGATGGCGCTGACGTTAATTGGGGCCGGGGCGATTAATGGCACGCTGGTTGCTAAGGCGTTACGCCAGCCCAGGGGGATTTTTAACCCTAGTGTCAATATTGAAGATTTTATCCAACCCATTGATTTATTTATCGTCCAGGCGAATACCAACACGATCCTGGCTCACTTTATTGGGATTGTGGCGATTCTGTGGCTGCTCAATGCGATTCATAAAGCCTCGCAGAGTTGA
- a CDS encoding ABC transporter ATP-binding protein: protein MQTRLRQPQTQPISLVAYDLWKEYGDRTVVQGVSFTLNPGEVLGVLGPNGAGKTTTVGMLYGSVLPTRGFVQIGDYQVQNQGREARSYLGIVTQEDNLDPDFTVFENLLHFAHHYRITGNAARARASELLAQVNLQDYAKNQVDELSGGMKRRLVLARALINQPSIIFLDEPTTGLDPDARQDFWKLVTQLKQGGAGVLLTTHYMDEAQRLCDRLLLMQHGRVVDEGTPTELIERTVGKEVIEVEGVDEQQLQQLASQYQTWYRSFGSGYLLGLPDNAIWEQLTHLNAPSLSRRPTNLEDVFLRLTGESLAQP, encoded by the coding sequence ATGCAGACCCGATTGAGACAGCCCCAAACCCAACCTATCTCCCTTGTCGCCTACGATTTGTGGAAGGAATATGGCGATCGCACAGTCGTCCAGGGTGTTAGCTTTACTCTAAATCCTGGGGAAGTTCTCGGCGTACTCGGCCCCAATGGTGCAGGCAAGACAACGACTGTGGGGATGCTTTACGGTTCCGTGCTTCCCACGCGAGGGTTTGTGCAAATTGGCGATTACCAAGTGCAAAATCAAGGACGCGAAGCCCGTTCTTACTTGGGAATTGTCACCCAGGAAGATAACCTCGATCCAGACTTTACCGTTTTTGAAAACCTTTTACACTTTGCCCATCACTACCGGATTACCGGAAATGCGGCCCGTGCTAGAGCCAGCGAGCTGCTTGCTCAGGTGAATTTACAAGATTATGCCAAAAATCAGGTAGATGAGCTTTCAGGGGGCATGAAGCGGCGTTTAGTGCTGGCTAGAGCGCTTATTAATCAACCCTCGATTATCTTTTTGGATGAACCGACAACAGGACTCGATCCCGATGCGCGTCAGGACTTTTGGAAACTGGTGACGCAACTCAAACAGGGGGGTGCAGGCGTGTTGCTGACGACTCATTACATGGATGAGGCGCAACGCTTGTGCGATCGCCTATTGTTGATGCAACATGGGCGAGTGGTAGATGAGGGGACGCCTACCGAATTGATTGAACGTACGGTAGGTAAGGAAGTTATAGAAGTTGAAGGCGTTGACGAACAGCAGTTACAGCAACTTGCCAGTCAATATCAAACTTGGTATCGCTCTTTTGGCAGTGGCTATTTATTAGGTTTACCCGATAATGCGATTTGGGAACAACTAACGCATTTAAATGCGCCTTCTCTTTCTCGTCGCCCAACGAATTTAGAGGATGTTTTTCTCCGACTCACTGGCGAATCTTTAGCCCAGCCTTAA
- a CDS encoding Uma2 family endonuclease — translation MTRLFTVDEFQRMADVGILTERDRVELIEGEIIQMAAIGTRHAACVRRLIRLFSDTLSDRVLIDAQHPVELEPFSLPQPDIALLRLRDDLYESEHPQPEDVLLIVEVTDTPVDSDRNLKIPLYARTGIVEVWLINLNQNCIEVYRQPTAQGYQEIQICQPNQTLTLQAFPEFSVQCDRIL, via the coding sequence ATGACGCGATTATTTACCGTTGATGAGTTTCAACGTATGGCAGATGTCGGTATTTTAACCGAGCGCGATCGCGTTGAACTCATTGAAGGAGAAATTATCCAAATGGCTGCTATTGGAACCCGTCATGCGGCTTGTGTTAGACGCTTAATTAGACTCTTTTCAGATACCTTGAGCGATCGCGTTTTAATTGATGCTCAACATCCAGTAGAATTAGAACCTTTTTCGTTACCTCAGCCGGATATTGCTTTGCTCAGGTTGCGTGACGATCTCTATGAAAGCGAACACCCTCAACCAGAAGATGTTTTACTGATTGTTGAAGTTACCGATACCCCCGTTGATAGCGATCGCAATCTCAAAATCCCCCTTTATGCTAGAACCGGAATTGTCGAAGTTTGGCTCATTAATTTAAACCAGAATTGTATTGAAGTCTACCGTCAACCAACGGCTCAAGGTTATCAAGAAATTCAGATTTGTCAGCCCAATCAAACCCTGACGCTGCAAGCTTTTCCTGAATTTAGCGTCCAGTGCGATCGCATCCTTTAA
- a CDS encoding ABC transporter permease — MKGKSVTLWGIYSVWHRHAKVYQSNWLFSCLPPISEPIIYLVAFGYGLTPLIGDVVYEGETISYLAFIAPGMMAVGVLFQSFFEGAFGSFIRLSFQKTWQALLTAPLSYTEVFLGDWFWAATKGIIAGLLTGVVAVIWGLYSGWNLLISLPLIILGSLVFSACGLLTAGCVQKIDHINIPIFLFVVPMFTICGTYFPRETLPPLVGKIAGILPLASLVDLLRWPLGLPEYWPLSLLWLISWMVLFSLLAWRKILPILLH; from the coding sequence ATGAAAGGAAAATCTGTCACCCTTTGGGGCATCTATTCAGTTTGGCATCGTCATGCCAAGGTTTATCAAAGTAACTGGCTATTTAGTTGTTTGCCCCCTATTTCCGAACCGATTATTTATTTAGTGGCTTTCGGTTATGGGTTAACGCCTTTAATTGGCGATGTTGTTTATGAAGGAGAAACGATTAGTTATTTGGCTTTTATTGCGCCGGGAATGATGGCGGTTGGCGTGTTATTTCAATCTTTTTTTGAAGGGGCTTTTGGCAGCTTTATCCGCTTAAGTTTTCAAAAAACTTGGCAAGCCTTATTAACTGCCCCTCTGAGTTATACTGAGGTTTTTCTGGGCGATTGGTTTTGGGCAGCGACTAAAGGGATTATTGCCGGATTATTAACAGGAGTTGTGGCTGTTATCTGGGGGCTGTATTCGGGTTGGAACTTGTTGATTTCTTTACCCTTAATTATCTTGGGTAGCTTAGTCTTTAGTGCCTGCGGTTTATTAACGGCTGGCTGCGTGCAAAAGATTGACCATATTAATATTCCCATCTTCCTGTTTGTGGTGCCCATGTTTACGATTTGCGGAACCTACTTTCCCAGGGAAACCTTACCGCCTTTAGTAGGTAAAATTGCCGGAATTTTGCCGCTGGCTTCTCTGGTAGACTTGTTACGCTGGCCCTTGGGATTGCCGGAATACTGGCCTTTATCTTTATTGTGGCTGATCTCTTGGATGGTTCTTTTTAGCCTATTGGCTTGGCGGAAGATTCTGCCGATATTGTTGCATTAG
- a CDS encoding TIGR00725 family protein — protein sequence MPKIIIGVMGPGKGATPQDLENAWELGKQIAQQGWVLLTGGRNVGVMDAASRGAKSKQGLTIGILPNGDRASVSEAVDIAIVTDLGNARNNINILSCDGIVACGMGAGTASEVALAIKSQKRVILLGCDRETQVFFSKLAPTGIQVVETVESAIALLQQWVSV from the coding sequence ATGCCAAAAATCATTATCGGGGTTATGGGGCCGGGGAAGGGCGCAACGCCCCAAGATTTAGAAAACGCCTGGGAATTGGGAAAACAAATTGCCCAACAGGGATGGGTTTTACTGACGGGAGGGCGTAATGTCGGCGTGATGGATGCGGCTAGTCGCGGTGCTAAGTCAAAACAGGGTTTAACGATTGGTATTTTACCAAACGGCGATCGCGCTTCAGTCTCGGAGGCGGTAGATATTGCGATCGTCACCGATCTGGGCAATGCTCGCAATAATATCAATATTCTCTCTTGCGATGGGATTGTGGCTTGCGGAATGGGGGCGGGTACGGCTTCGGAGGTGGCTTTGGCGATTAAAAGCCAAAAGCGGGTGATTTTGCTAGGATGCGATCGCGAAACTCAAGTCTTTTTTAGCAAACTTGCGCCTACAGGCATTCAAGTCGTTGAAACGGTTGAAAGCGCGATCGCTCTCCTGCAACAATGGGTTTCAGTCTAA
- a CDS encoding glycosyltransferase family 2 protein yields MSNVQVSVIVPIYNGEADLPELLAGLRSQSYPADRTELIIVDNASRDRTLAILKDSAEQIPNLQVKSENEIQSSYAARNTGIKAATGEILAFTDADCRPQPDWLENLVAPFSQPQIGIVAGEILAFPGNSLLEQYADAQETLSQKHTLAHPFCPYGQTANLAVRRQAFNQVGLFRPYLTTGGDADICWRILQQTEWQIEFAPNAIIRHRHRQTLEELRSQWQRYGRSNRYLHELHGVELMPELSLQDYIRRFSRWAIKELPINTLKTVLGKATFVDLLSTPLGLYTRQARSQGQRQAQLSEQARTIERL; encoded by the coding sequence ATGTCTAACGTCCAAGTTTCAGTAATTGTACCGATTTATAATGGTGAGGCTGACTTACCGGAACTGTTGGCAGGTTTGCGATCGCAATCTTACCCCGCCGATCGCACCGAGTTGATTATTGTAGATAATGCCAGCCGCGATCGCACCTTGGCAATCCTCAAAGACAGCGCCGAGCAAATTCCTAACCTGCAAGTCAAAAGCGAGAACGAGATTCAAAGTTCCTACGCCGCCCGCAATACCGGAATTAAAGCCGCGACTGGAGAAATTTTAGCGTTTACCGACGCAGATTGTCGGCCGCAGCCTGATTGGTTAGAAAACTTGGTTGCGCCGTTTTCTCAACCCCAAATTGGCATAGTTGCAGGAGAAATTCTGGCTTTCCCTGGAAATAGCCTCTTAGAACAATATGCAGACGCCCAGGAAACCCTCTCTCAAAAGCATACCCTCGCCCATCCCTTTTGTCCCTACGGTCAGACTGCCAACTTAGCCGTGCGCCGTCAAGCCTTTAACCAGGTGGGTTTATTTCGCCCGTACCTCACCACGGGGGGAGACGCCGATATCTGTTGGCGCATCCTCCAACAGACAGAGTGGCAAATTGAATTTGCCCCCAATGCCATTATTCGCCATCGCCATCGCCAAACCCTAGAGGAACTTCGCAGTCAATGGCAGCGATATGGACGTTCTAACCGCTATTTACACGAATTGCATGGCGTTGAGTTGATGCCAGAATTATCGCTACAGGACTATATTCGCCGTTTTAGCCGTTGGGCGATCAAAGAATTACCCATCAATACCCTAAAAACGGTTTTGGGAAAAGCAACGTTTGTCGATTTGCTGAGTACGCCTTTGGGCTTGTATACTCGTCAAGCGCGATCGCAAGGACAGCGACAGGCCCAATTGTCCGAGCAAGCCCGTACAATTGAAAGATTATAG